Proteins encoded in a region of the Lycorma delicatula isolate Av1 chromosome 6, ASM4794821v1, whole genome shotgun sequence genome:
- the LOC142326652 gene encoding WD repeat and FYVE domain-containing protein 2-like produces the protein MAAEIKPATSNSGDKFNSTKKPVLLSKLEGCNDDINQAIIIPGQDGVISVSDDSDVKLPFLARSSTENLLL, from the exons ATGGCAGCCGAAATTAAACCTGCTACGAGTAATAGTGGTGATAAATTTAATTCGACAAAAAAACCTGTTCTTTTGTCTAAACTTGAAGGTTGTAATGATGATATTAATCAAGCAATTATAATACCTGGACAAGATGGTGTGATAAGTGTTTCAGATGACAG cgaTGTTAAGTTaccattcctggctcgcagctcaaccgaaaaccttcttttataa